One region of Flavobacterium sp. KACC 22763 genomic DNA includes:
- a CDS encoding DUF2490 domain-containing protein has translation MNRSFKLLFIIFFVSQFITGQNQRNIDHQTLTWIRYYNIFPLSEKWALHSEFDNRSFVNPIHENLFVIRSQARYRANKMTELGAGFAFFNVNTQNPYVDPDYSVPEYRGQQDVTLINDIAKITFHNRFQLEERFIQKADKSGLLDEFSYAFRFRYRLQSMFTLWEKEGRSIKGTISDEVLFNFGKDNHRNTFDQNRFYVALRYHFNPNLGLELGYLKNFQRRASGVDFYDRDIIRFTVYHRINRKKL, from the coding sequence TTGAACAGATCTTTTAAATTACTTTTCATCATTTTCTTTGTTTCCCAATTTATTACAGGGCAAAATCAAAGAAATATCGACCATCAGACCTTGACATGGATTCGATACTATAATATTTTTCCCTTATCCGAAAAGTGGGCGCTACATTCTGAATTTGATAATCGAAGCTTTGTAAACCCTATTCATGAGAATCTTTTTGTTATACGATCTCAAGCTAGATATAGAGCAAATAAAATGACAGAATTAGGTGCAGGATTTGCTTTTTTTAATGTAAATACTCAAAATCCGTATGTTGATCCTGATTATTCTGTGCCAGAATATCGAGGTCAACAAGATGTAACATTGATCAATGATATTGCAAAAATCACTTTTCATAACCGTTTTCAGCTGGAAGAACGATTCATACAAAAAGCAGATAAAAGCGGACTTCTGGATGAATTCTCATATGCTTTCCGATTTAGATATCGTTTACAATCCATGTTTACCCTTTGGGAAAAAGAAGGAAGAAGCATAAAAGGCACTATTTCAGATGAAGTTTTATTCAATTTCGGAAAAGACAATCACAGAAATACATTTGATCAAAACCGTTTCTACGTTGCTTTACGTTATCATTTCAATCCAAACCTTGGTTTAGAGTTGGGTTATTTAAAAAACTTTCAAAGGCGCGCCAGCGGTGTAGATTTCTACGATCGTGATATTATAAGGTTTACGGTTTATCATAGAATTAATCGGAAAAAGTTATGA
- a CDS encoding TonB-dependent receptor has protein sequence MKTSIKNILTILAVLTFSISFAQKIEGVVTTDQNIPLEAANVVIKGTTFSTITDSEGRFSIESQGKLPVTLLVQYIGYNTAELEITAIPASPLLITLREENKLVEVVVSSRRRIEKVQDVPIAVSVVTGKQAEAAGAFNVNRIKELVPSVQLYSSNPRNTGINIRSLGSPFGLTNDGIDPGVGFYVDGVYYARPAATTLDFIDVEQIEVLRGPQGSLFGKNTTSGAFNITSRKPSFTTGADFELSYGNYAFLQAKASITGALGKKVAGRLSFSGTQRDGLIDNIVTGRPTNTLNNQGFRGQLLWTPTENTNVTFAGDLTTQRPDGYAQVVAGVAPTQRAAYRQFDAIIKDLNYQLPSLNAFDRKIDHDTPWRSGQDLGGVSLNIDTKIGGGTLTSTTAWRFWNWDPSNDRDFTGLQVLAKSQNPTRQTQITQEVRYAGQLTSKISGVGGVFFIDQTSQTDGTEESGNAQWRFSQSTTSPLWKTPGLFEGYGIHTDARIRASSAAVFGQIDWAVTERFHILPGLRYNFDKKDAHYSRKTYGGLQTTDPALLALKKSVYSDQAFDSNTDNTDFSGNITLTYKASDKINVYGTFAKSYKPVGVNVAGLPTNSAGQPMTELAVVKPEKVYHYEVGVKTSPFKNSIFNLTFFNTDIKDFQTNVQAAELGVNRGYLANADKVRVRGAELDASFVINSHLTINGAATYTDGKYVKFTNAPLPLEETGAPVAFKDVSGTELPGASRWAGSLGGELSDKARFFGNAGKIFFAADGYARSEFSSSPSASKYLVVQGYAIFNARLGFRASQGLSIQIWGRNLLNKDYYEQLLPAGGNSGQYAGVLGDQRTYGVTFKYSL, from the coding sequence ATGAAAACATCTATAAAAAATATACTTACAATACTTGCAGTTTTAACGTTCTCAATCTCATTCGCACAAAAAATTGAAGGGGTTGTAACTACAGATCAAAATATTCCTTTAGAAGCAGCCAATGTGGTAATTAAAGGAACAACTTTTAGCACTATTACAGATTCTGAAGGACGCTTTTCGATAGAATCACAAGGAAAACTACCTGTTACTCTTTTGGTTCAATATATTGGCTACAATACTGCTGAACTTGAAATTACAGCTATACCCGCTTCTCCATTATTAATCACTTTACGTGAAGAAAATAAACTTGTTGAGGTTGTAGTTTCTTCACGAAGAAGAATAGAAAAAGTACAAGATGTGCCAATTGCCGTTTCTGTTGTTACAGGAAAACAAGCTGAAGCAGCAGGGGCGTTTAACGTAAACCGTATTAAAGAATTGGTTCCTTCTGTGCAATTGTATTCTTCTAACCCAAGAAATACTGGAATCAACATTAGAAGTTTAGGTTCGCCATTCGGACTTACCAATGATGGTATCGATCCTGGAGTTGGTTTCTATGTAGACGGTGTTTACTATGCTCGTCCAGCAGCGACTACTTTAGATTTTATCGATGTAGAACAAATCGAGGTATTACGTGGTCCACAAGGTTCTTTATTTGGAAAAAACACAACTTCTGGAGCTTTCAACATTACATCTCGCAAGCCAAGTTTTACAACTGGTGCCGATTTTGAATTGAGTTATGGTAATTATGCTTTTTTACAAGCTAAAGCTTCTATCACAGGAGCCTTAGGAAAAAAAGTTGCGGGTCGTTTATCTTTTTCAGGAACACAACGTGATGGTTTAATTGATAACATTGTAACAGGAAGACCAACAAACACTTTGAACAATCAAGGTTTTAGAGGACAATTATTGTGGACTCCTACAGAAAATACAAACGTTACTTTTGCAGGAGATCTTACAACACAGCGTCCTGACGGATATGCACAGGTTGTTGCTGGTGTTGCTCCTACTCAGAGAGCTGCATACCGTCAGTTTGATGCTATTATTAAAGATTTAAATTATCAATTGCCAAGTTTAAATGCTTTTGACCGTAAGATCGATCACGATACTCCTTGGCGTTCTGGACAAGATTTAGGAGGTGTTTCGTTAAACATTGACACTAAAATTGGAGGTGGGACACTTACCTCTACAACGGCTTGGCGTTTTTGGAATTGGGATCCGTCAAACGATAGAGATTTTACAGGATTACAAGTTTTAGCTAAATCTCAAAACCCAACAAGACAAACTCAGATTACACAAGAGGTTCGTTATGCTGGACAATTAACATCAAAAATTAGCGGTGTCGGTGGAGTATTTTTTATCGATCAAACATCGCAGACAGATGGTACAGAAGAATCAGGAAATGCACAATGGAGATTTTCTCAAAGCACTACAAGTCCATTATGGAAAACTCCAGGTCTTTTTGAAGGTTACGGAATCCATACTGATGCAAGAATTAGAGCTTCTAGTGCTGCTGTGTTTGGTCAAATTGACTGGGCTGTTACAGAACGTTTCCATATTTTACCAGGTTTAAGATATAACTTTGATAAAAAAGACGCTCATTATTCTCGTAAAACTTATGGAGGTCTTCAAACTACAGACCCAGCCTTATTGGCTTTGAAAAAATCAGTATACTCAGATCAGGCATTTGACTCAAATACAGATAACACAGACTTTTCTGGAAACATAACGCTTACTTATAAAGCGTCTGATAAAATTAATGTTTATGGTACCTTTGCTAAAAGCTACAAACCTGTTGGAGTTAACGTAGCTGGACTTCCAACAAATTCAGCAGGCCAGCCGATGACCGAACTTGCAGTGGTAAAACCTGAGAAAGTATACCACTATGAAGTTGGCGTGAAAACATCTCCATTTAAAAATTCAATCTTCAACTTAACGTTCTTTAATACTGACATCAAAGATTTCCAAACTAACGTTCAGGCTGCTGAATTGGGTGTAAACCGTGGCTATCTTGCTAATGCAGATAAAGTACGCGTAAGAGGTGCCGAATTGGATGCAAGTTTTGTAATCAACTCACACTTAACAATCAATGGTGCTGCAACTTATACAGATGGTAAATATGTAAAGTTTACAAATGCACCACTTCCGTTGGAAGAAACTGGAGCACCAGTTGCCTTCAAAGATGTTTCTGGAACTGAATTGCCAGGAGCTTCGAGATGGGCTGGTTCTCTTGGAGGTGAGCTTTCTGACAAAGCCAGATTCTTTGGCAATGCTGGAAAAATCTTCTTTGCTGCTGATGGATACGCTCGTTCTGAATTTTCTTCAAGCCCTTCGGCTTCAAAATATTTAGTAGTACAAGGTTATGCCATCTTTAATGCTCGTTTAGGTTTCCGTGCTTCGCAAGGCTTATCTATCCAGATTTGGGGCAGAAACCTTCTAAACAAAGATTACTACGAACAATTATTGCCTGCAGGTGGTAACTCAGGTCAATATGCTGGAGTTCTTGGTGATCAAAGAACTTACGGAGTTACATTTAAGTATTCACTGTAA
- a CDS encoding RrF2 family transcriptional regulator, translating to MLSHKAKYALKALLYLAEQDENHISRTVEIADGANIPKKFLEQILLDLKRGRFVSSKQGKFGGYYLIKSKNDITLAEIHRLFDGAIALLPCASLNFYEPCSDCKTESECSLRHGLMLIRDKTLKAMEGITIASLVKK from the coding sequence ATGTTATCACATAAAGCAAAATACGCCCTTAAGGCCTTACTTTATTTAGCAGAACAAGACGAAAATCACATTTCCAGAACTGTGGAAATTGCTGATGGCGCTAACATTCCTAAAAAGTTTTTAGAGCAGATTTTATTAGATCTAAAACGCGGTCGTTTTGTGAGCAGTAAGCAGGGAAAATTTGGCGGATATTATCTAATTAAATCCAAAAATGACATCACTTTGGCAGAAATTCACCGATTATTTGACGGTGCAATTGCACTTTTGCCATGCGCTTCTTTAAATTTTTATGAGCCTTGCTCTGATTGTAAAACCGAGTCTGAATGCAGTCTACGTCACGGTTTGATGCTAATTAGAGACAAAACTTTGAAGGCTATGGAAGGCATCACAATCGCTTCATTGGTAAAAAAATAA
- a CDS encoding TPM domain-containing protein → MKNSQIKIPNSNRIFQITLLFITFFISNTIFAQFTIPEIPSKQTSVYDYANVLSPSEKTQLEEKLIRYSDSTTTQIVVITIESLQNENINILATNWGQKWGIGGTKEDDNGVIILLAKNERKIAINPGYGLEDRLTAGIGGEIIRNVIIPEFKAGSYYNGLDKGTDALFDVFKGKYKGERKQTKKGQDFPILPFIVIVVIVLILLSRNKRGGGGNSGNNGGGGPSLLDVIILSNLGRSGSGGGFGGFGGGSSGGGFGGGGGFGGGFGGGGFSGGGSSGGW, encoded by the coding sequence ATGAAAAATTCCCAAATTAAAATCCCAAATTCCAATAGAATTTTTCAGATTACTCTTTTGTTTATCACGTTTTTTATCAGCAATACTATTTTTGCTCAGTTTACAATTCCTGAAATTCCAAGCAAGCAAACTTCAGTTTACGATTATGCGAATGTTTTAAGTCCTTCTGAAAAAACTCAATTGGAGGAAAAGTTAATTCGTTATTCTGATTCCACTACCACTCAAATTGTTGTTATTACGATAGAAAGCCTTCAAAACGAAAACATTAATATTCTTGCTACAAATTGGGGACAAAAATGGGGAATTGGAGGAACTAAAGAAGATGATAATGGTGTAATTATTCTACTTGCCAAAAATGAAAGAAAAATTGCTATTAATCCTGGTTACGGATTAGAAGACCGTTTAACGGCTGGAATTGGAGGAGAAATTATTAGGAATGTTATTATTCCAGAATTTAAAGCAGGAAGTTATTATAATGGCCTCGATAAAGGAACAGATGCTCTTTTTGATGTTTTTAAAGGAAAATATAAGGGCGAACGCAAACAAACAAAAAAAGGACAAGATTTCCCTATTCTGCCTTTTATAGTAATTGTTGTAATTGTTTTGATCTTACTTTCTCGAAATAAAAGAGGAGGAGGAGGAAATTCTGGCAACAATGGCGGTGGTGGCCCTAGCCTACTCGATGTTATTATTCTAAGTAATCTTGGAAGAAGTGGTAGCGGTGGCGGATTTGGAGGTTTCGGCGGAGGATCATCTGGCGGTGGTTTCGGCGGAGGCGGTGGCTTCGGTGGCGGATTTGGCGGTGGCGGTTTCTCTGGTGGCGGATCTAGCGGAGGCTGGTAA
- a CDS encoding TPM domain-containing protein → MSKVEDFLTKEEEREIVEAIRMAENNTSGEIRVHIEKTTSKVHFDRALEVFRELRMDETKLKNGVLLYFAVEDKNFVICGDKGINDVVANDFWDCTKDIMVNHFKAGNFKQGIVDGILNAGEQLKKYFPSQEDDVNELSNEISKG, encoded by the coding sequence ATGTCAAAAGTAGAAGATTTTTTAACCAAAGAAGAAGAGCGTGAAATTGTTGAAGCAATTCGCATGGCCGAAAACAATACTTCTGGCGAAATTAGAGTACATATAGAAAAAACAACTTCTAAAGTCCATTTTGATAGGGCTTTAGAAGTTTTTCGTGAATTGCGCATGGATGAAACTAAATTGAAAAATGGCGTATTACTCTATTTTGCAGTTGAAGACAAAAACTTTGTGATTTGTGGAGACAAAGGAATTAATGATGTAGTAGCCAACGACTTTTGGGATTGCACCAAAGACATTATGGTGAATCATTTTAAAGCAGGCAATTTTAAACAAGGAATTGTTGACGGCATCTTAAATGCTGGCGAACAACTCAAAAAATATTTTCCTTCTCAGGAAGATGATGTAAACGAACTATCTAACGAAATCTCAAAAGGATAA
- a CDS encoding LemA family protein produces the protein MKKGLIILGVVVVIVIGLYSWATGIYNTAVTLDQNVKESWGNVNTAYQRRNDLIPNLVNTVKGYAKHEQTTLTAVIEARAKATGITIDPSNVTPEQLAAFNSAQSGVSSSLSKLLVSVEQYPNLKADASFMKLQDELTSTENQILTARTRFNEAVKPYNNNINTFPRNILAGMYGLKEKPYFEASTGADKPVEVKF, from the coding sequence ATGAAGAAAGGATTAATAATTCTAGGAGTTGTAGTAGTAATCGTCATTGGATTATACAGCTGGGCAACTGGCATTTATAATACTGCAGTAACGCTTGACCAAAACGTGAAAGAAAGTTGGGGAAATGTTAATACTGCGTATCAGAGAAGAAACGATCTAATTCCTAATTTAGTTAATACCGTGAAGGGATATGCTAAACATGAACAAACTACGCTGACAGCAGTAATCGAAGCTCGTGCTAAAGCGACAGGAATTACTATTGATCCATCAAATGTTACACCAGAACAATTAGCAGCATTCAACTCTGCACAATCAGGAGTTTCATCTTCTTTATCAAAATTATTGGTAAGTGTTGAACAATATCCAAATCTTAAAGCTGATGCAAGCTTTATGAAACTACAAGATGAATTGACTAGCACAGAAAACCAAATCTTAACAGCCAGAACTCGTTTTAACGAAGCGGTTAAGCCTTATAACAATAATATTAATACTTTTCCAAGAAATATTTTAGCTGGAATGTACGGTCTTAAAGAAAAACCATACTTTGAAGCTTCTACTGGAGCAGATAAACCTGTTGAAGTAAAATTCTAA
- a CDS encoding MerR family transcriptional regulator, whose protein sequence is MHIELSKDKRYYSIGEVAKAFNVNASLIRFWDSEFDILKPKKNAKGNRMFTPDDITNLQLIYHLVKERGFTLEGAKTHLKEGQKKTLDKFEIIRKLESIKTQLNDIKNEL, encoded by the coding sequence ATGCATATTGAACTTTCTAAAGACAAGAGATATTACAGTATTGGCGAAGTTGCCAAAGCTTTTAATGTCAATGCTTCTTTGATACGATTTTGGGACAGCGAATTTGACATTCTAAAACCTAAAAAAAATGCAAAGGGAAATAGAATGTTCACTCCAGACGACATTACCAATCTTCAATTGATTTATCACTTGGTAAAAGAAAGAGGATTTACGCTTGAAGGCGCCAAAACGCACTTAAAAGAGGGACAGAAGAAAACGTTAGATAAATTCGAAATAATACGTAAATTAGAGTCGATAAAAACGCAACTGAACGACATAAAAAACGAATTGTAA
- a CDS encoding M23 family metallopeptidase, producing the protein MAKVKYYYDPENLAYTKIKTRKRIKIGYALLFLLASALFGFLVFVLLINTPYFETPKDRLQAREIENLKLQYSILNKKLDEIDEAADALEERDNNIYRVYFNKAEIPDSIRKAGFRSSDKYKALEGYNNSQLVLNATKRVDKLSKQLAIQSKSLDDILKLAGAKENLLLAIPAIQPVRNENLKRVASGFGYRIDPFTKVRKMHNGMDFTANTGAPIYATGDGVVDRADNTASGYGNHIVIRHGFGYESLYAHLSKYNCRPGQRVKRGDVIGYVGSTGRSEGPHCHYEVHKDGKVVNPLNFYYGNISAVEYVAISQMANQENQSLD; encoded by the coding sequence ATGGCGAAAGTAAAATATTATTACGACCCAGAAAATCTGGCTTATACAAAAATAAAAACCAGAAAAAGAATAAAAATAGGTTACGCACTACTGTTTTTACTGGCATCGGCACTGTTTGGTTTTTTAGTTTTTGTTCTTTTAATTAACACCCCTTATTTCGAAACTCCAAAAGATCGTTTACAGGCACGTGAAATTGAAAATTTAAAACTCCAGTATTCTATTTTAAATAAAAAACTGGATGAAATTGATGAAGCTGCAGATGCATTAGAAGAACGTGACAATAATATTTATCGCGTATATTTCAATAAAGCTGAAATTCCAGATTCGATTCGAAAAGCTGGTTTTAGAAGTTCTGACAAATACAAAGCGCTAGAAGGATACAACAATTCTCAATTGGTTTTGAATGCAACAAAAAGAGTTGACAAATTATCGAAGCAGTTGGCCATTCAGTCTAAATCTTTAGATGATATTTTAAAATTAGCTGGAGCTAAAGAAAATTTATTATTAGCAATTCCTGCCATTCAGCCAGTTCGAAATGAAAATTTAAAACGTGTCGCGTCAGGTTTCGGATATCGCATTGACCCTTTCACGAAAGTGAGAAAAATGCATAACGGAATGGATTTCACCGCTAATACAGGCGCTCCAATATATGCAACAGGAGATGGAGTCGTCGACAGAGCTGACAACACTGCCTCTGGATACGGAAACCACATAGTGATCAGGCATGGTTTTGGATATGAGAGTTTATATGCGCATTTGAGCAAATACAACTGCCGTCCTGGACAACGAGTAAAACGCGGTGATGTGATTGGATATGTTGGAAGCACAGGAAGATCTGAAGGTCCGCATTGTCATTACGAAGTGCATAAAGACGGTAAAGTAGTCAATCCGCTAAATTTCTATTACGGAAATATTTCGGCTGTAGAATATGTGGCGATTTCGCAAATGGCAAACCAAGAAAATCAATCATTAGATTAA
- the alaS gene encoding alanine--tRNA ligase → MKSQDVRKQFLDFFESKGHTIVPSAPIVLKDDPTLMFNNSGMAQFKEFFLGNGTPKSPRIADTQKCLRVSGKHNDLEEVGIDTYHHTMFEMLGNWSFGDYFKKEAINWAWELLTEVYKIPKENLYVSVFEGSKEDNVPFDQEAWDIWKTLIDEDRIILGNKKDNFWEMGDQGPCGPCSEIHVDLRSEEEKALKPGKEEVNNDHPQVVEIWNNVFMEFNRKADGSLEKLPAQHVDTGMGFERLCMALQGKTSNYDTDVFMPLIREIETITGAKYTTNDVTGISEEQNKMNIAIRVVADHVRAVAFAIADGQLPSNTGAGYVIRRILRRAIRYGFTFLGTKEPFIFKLVETLSEQMGDSFPEIRTQKALCSNVIREEENSFLKTLDQGLVLLDAVISNNNTDTVDGKKAFELYDTYGFPIDLTALILSERGLKLDEEGFQEQLQLQKERSRAASKVTAGDWNVLVEDDIQEFVGYDRLSQQVKITKYRRVESAKDGEIFQLVFNATPFYGESGGQTGDKGYLEAQNGDIVYIIDTKKENNQTIHLAKSLPENLTGTFNAVVDANQRAKTSSNHSATHLLHQALRKILGTHIEQKGSMVRNASLRFDFSHFSKVSDEELVEVENFVNARIRESLPLVEKRAIPKEQALEDGAIALFGEKYGDLVRTIKFGDSVELCGGTHVANTSDIWHFKIVSEGAVAAGIRRIEAITSEAAKEYFESQAVSLAEIKEALKNAQDPVKSILALQDENAQLKKQLEALLKDKAKNMKADLAKELQEINGVQFLAKQVDLNPEGAKDLAYELGGSYNNLFVVFATAHEGKPMLTCYISKEIVAEKNLNAGQVVRELGKYIQGGGGGQPFFATAGGKNVDGIAEALSKAGDFLK, encoded by the coding sequence ATGAAATCACAAGACGTACGTAAACAATTTTTAGATTTTTTTGAGAGTAAAGGGCATACTATTGTTCCTTCAGCTCCTATTGTTCTTAAAGACGACCCAACCCTAATGTTCAATAACTCGGGGATGGCCCAGTTTAAAGAATTTTTCTTAGGAAACGGAACTCCAAAAAGTCCAAGAATAGCCGATACGCAAAAATGTCTTCGTGTTTCAGGAAAGCATAATGATCTTGAAGAAGTAGGTATTGACACGTACCACCACACTATGTTTGAAATGTTAGGAAACTGGTCTTTTGGTGATTACTTTAAAAAAGAAGCGATCAACTGGGCTTGGGAACTATTGACAGAAGTGTACAAAATTCCAAAAGAGAATCTTTATGTTTCTGTTTTTGAAGGAAGTAAAGAAGATAACGTTCCTTTTGACCAAGAAGCTTGGGATATCTGGAAAACATTAATCGACGAGGACAGAATTATTCTTGGAAATAAAAAAGATAATTTCTGGGAAATGGGAGATCAAGGACCATGCGGACCTTGTTCTGAAATTCACGTTGATTTGCGTTCTGAAGAAGAAAAAGCTTTAAAACCAGGTAAAGAAGAAGTAAATAATGATCACCCGCAAGTTGTTGAAATCTGGAATAATGTATTCATGGAATTCAACCGTAAAGCTGATGGTTCTCTTGAAAAACTTCCAGCACAACACGTAGATACTGGAATGGGATTTGAGCGTTTGTGTATGGCTTTACAAGGAAAAACATCAAACTATGATACTGATGTTTTCATGCCTTTAATTAGAGAAATAGAAACCATTACTGGAGCAAAATATACAACTAATGATGTAACAGGCATTAGTGAAGAACAAAATAAAATGAATATTGCTATTCGTGTAGTGGCAGATCACGTTCGTGCGGTAGCTTTTGCTATTGCTGACGGTCAGTTGCCATCTAATACGGGTGCAGGATATGTAATTCGTAGAATTTTACGTCGTGCAATTCGATACGGATTTACTTTCTTAGGAACAAAAGAGCCGTTTATTTTCAAATTGGTTGAGACTTTAAGCGAGCAAATGGGAGATTCTTTCCCAGAAATCAGAACGCAGAAAGCACTTTGTTCGAATGTAATTCGCGAGGAAGAAAATTCATTCTTAAAAACTTTAGATCAAGGATTAGTTCTTTTAGATGCTGTAATTTCAAATAACAATACAGATACTGTTGATGGTAAAAAAGCATTTGAATTGTATGATACTTACGGATTCCCGATTGATTTAACAGCTTTGATTCTTTCTGAAAGAGGATTGAAATTAGACGAAGAAGGATTCCAAGAACAATTACAATTACAAAAAGAAAGATCTCGTGCAGCGTCTAAAGTAACTGCTGGTGACTGGAATGTGCTTGTAGAAGATGATATTCAGGAATTTGTTGGATATGACAGATTATCACAACAAGTAAAAATTACTAAATATCGTAGAGTTGAAAGCGCGAAAGATGGAGAAATTTTCCAATTGGTTTTCAATGCAACGCCATTTTATGGAGAAAGCGGAGGACAAACGGGAGATAAAGGATATTTAGAAGCTCAAAACGGAGATATCGTTTATATTATTGACACTAAAAAAGAGAATAATCAAACGATTCATTTAGCAAAATCGTTACCAGAAAACCTTACGGGAACTTTTAACGCGGTTGTTGATGCAAACCAAAGAGCTAAAACTTCGTCTAACCACTCGGCTACGCACTTGTTGCACCAAGCTTTACGTAAGATTTTAGGAACTCACATTGAGCAAAAAGGTTCGATGGTAAGAAATGCTTCATTGCGTTTTGACTTTTCTCATTTCTCTAAAGTTTCTGATGAAGAATTGGTAGAAGTAGAAAACTTCGTAAATGCAAGGATTCGTGAGAGTTTGCCTTTAGTTGAAAAAAGAGCAATTCCGAAAGAGCAGGCTCTTGAAGATGGAGCAATTGCACTATTTGGAGAGAAATACGGAGACTTGGTTCGTACTATTAAATTTGGAGATTCTGTTGAATTATGTGGAGGAACGCACGTTGCAAATACATCTGATATCTGGCATTTTAAAATTGTTTCAGAAGGAGCTGTTGCAGCTGGAATCAGAAGGATTGAAGCAATTACAAGTGAAGCAGCAAAAGAATATTTTGAATCTCAAGCTGTTTCTTTAGCTGAAATTAAAGAGGCGCTTAAAAACGCTCAAGATCCTGTGAAGTCAATCTTAGCATTACAAGATGAAAATGCTCAGTTGAAAAAACAATTGGAAGCTTTATTAAAAGATAAGGCTAAAAATATGAAAGCTGATTTAGCTAAAGAATTGCAAGAAATCAATGGCGTTCAGTTTTTAGCAAAACAAGTAGACTTAAATCCAGAAGGAGCTAAAGACTTGGCTTACGAATTGGGTGGTTCTTATAACAACTTATTTGTAGTTTTCGCTACAGCTCACGAAGGAAAACCAATGTTGACTTGCTATATTTCTAAAGAAATTGTAGCAGAGAAAAACCTAAACGCAGGACAAGTTGTTCGCGAATTAGGGAAATACATCCAAGGTGGTGGTGGAGGACAGCCTTTCTTCGCAACTGCAGGAGGTAAAAATGTTGACGGAATTGCGGAGGCACTTTCAAAAGCTGGAGATTTCTTAAAGTAA
- a CDS encoding GxxExxY protein produces the protein MNENEISAVVVDVCYKIHVKLGPGLLESVYEAILYHELIKRGLSVERQKTLPVIWDQINLDIGFRADLIVENKVILEIKSIEQLTDVHAKQVLTYLKITKMKLGLLINFNVPIIKFGIKRVVSNL, from the coding sequence ATGAATGAGAATGAAATTTCAGCTGTTGTGGTTGATGTTTGTTATAAAATACATGTCAAATTAGGACCAGGATTATTGGAATCAGTTTATGAAGCAATTTTATATCATGAATTAATTAAAAGAGGATTAAGTGTTGAAAGACAAAAAACGTTGCCTGTTATATGGGATCAAATAAATCTGGATATTGGATTTAGAGCAGATTTAATTGTTGAAAATAAAGTAATTCTAGAGATTAAATCTATCGAACAATTAACTGATGTACACGCAAAACAGGTTCTCACATATCTAAAAATCACAAAAATGAAGTTAGGTTTACTAATTAACTTTAACGTTCCAATTATCAAATTTGGGATAAAAAGAGTTGTTTCAAATCTTTAA